One stretch of Miscanthus floridulus cultivar M001 chromosome 18, ASM1932011v1, whole genome shotgun sequence DNA includes these proteins:
- the LOC136523879 gene encoding uncharacterized protein, whose amino-acid sequence MDGGSGLNIMYAKTLDKMGVDWTRLHPTRAPFHGIMPRKQALPLRTETLTFEVVGFPETFHTILGHPCYMKFMAIPNYTYLKLKMSGPHEVIIVSTTFHHAYECEVKCCSHATAIVASGKLAALKEEVAKEALDAKKLTKLFELVEGSKKVLVDPSSSEGKMNIGATYQRCMLKCFGDLIGRTVEAYVDDIAVKSK is encoded by the exons atggacggaggcagcggcctcaacatcatgtacgccaagacgctcgacaagATGGGCGTCGACTGGACACGCCTCcacccaacccgagcacctttccatggcatcatgcctaggaagcaggccttgccactcag gactgagaccctcaccttcgaggtggttgggttccccgaaaccttccacaccatcctaggacatccatgctacatgaagttcatggccatccccaactacacatacctcaagctgaagatgtcaggCCCCCACGAGGTCATCATAGTCAGCACCACCTTCCATCatgcctacgagtgtgaggtcaagtgctgcagccatgccacagcaatcgtcgcctctggGAAACTCgctgccctcaaggaggaggtggcCAAAGAGGCGCTTGATGCCAAGAAATTGACCAAATTGTTTGAGTTGGTCGAGGGCTCTAAAAAAGTCCTCGTGGATCCTagcagctctgagggcaaaaTG AACattggggctacgtaccagcgctgtatgctcaaatgcttcggggacctcattgggcggaccgttgaggcctacgtcgacgacatcgcagttaagtccaaatag